In Achromobacter pestifer, the DNA window CATCGCCACCCTCGATCCCGCGCCCGCCTTCACCATCCACCTGGGCGACATCGTCCACCCAGTGCCCAGCATGCCTTCGTTCGAGGTGGCCGCCGGCCGCTTCAAGGCCATCGCTGGCCAGATCGACATGCCGCTGCACCTGGTGCCCGGCAACCACGACGTCGGCGACAAGCGCATCGACTGGATGCCGGCGGACATCGTCTGTGACGACTACCTGGACAAGTACCGCCAGGTGTTCGGCCCGGACTATTACGCGGTGGACCATGGCAACGTCCGTTTCCTGTTCCTGAATTCGCTGCTGTTCAATTCCGGATTGGAAGCCGACGCCGCGCAGCGCGCCTGGATCGACGAACAATTGGCCAGCGCCAGCGGCCGCGTATTCGTGTCGCTGCATTACCCGCCCTATCTGCACGATGCGGACGAACGCGGCTCCTACGACAACATCGACGAACCCGGCCGCGGCTGGCTGCTGTCGCGCCTGGCCGATCCGCGCGTGGAGGGCGTTTTCGCTGGCCACGTCCACAATTTCTGGTACGACGTCATCGGCGGCGCGGAGATCTACATGCTGCCGTCGACCGCCTTCCTGCGGCATGATTTTTCCGAGTTCTACCGGGTGCCGCCGGCGGACGAATTCGGCCGCGGCGACGTCGAAAAATTCGGCTACTTCATCGTCGACGTGCACGAGCACGGCCATGTGGCCAAGCTGATCCGCACGCACGGCGCCATGCGCGGCGAGGCCGAGCCAGGCCGGGCGGCGGCGCGCACGCTGCCCACCGTCCACACCAAGACCGCCGCCTGCGACGGCATCGCGGTCGAGATGCGGCACCCCTGGGCCGAGATCGTCGAGATCCCCTGCACCGGCGGGGTCCAGGAGTTCGGCCGCAAACTGGCGCGCAACGACTACCCGCTGATGGCCATGTGGGAAATGGGGCTGCGCACGCTCAAGATCCCGGTGCAGGATCTGCGCGACGACAAGACCCTGCGCCGCGCGCGCCTCATGTCCGACGTCGGCCACCGCTTCGTGCTGACCTCGCTGGGCCTGCCTGACGCCAGGCTGCTGCAACAGGCGCGCGAGCACGGCGTGGCCATCGCCGCCATCGAGATCAACCTGAACGCCCAGGCGCTGGAAGATGCGGGCGCGGCCTTGCAGCGCCTGCGCGAACACACCGATGCCCGCCTCATCTATTGCAAGATCCGGACGGGCGCGGACGACGCCCACTTCGACGGCAAGCACTACAGCCATTTCGTCAACACCGGCCTGCGCGCGTCCGAACTGGAAGCCTCGCAATCCGCTCTCCTGCCGCACTTCGCGCGGAAGAACCTGGACGGTTTCACCGTGCGCCTGGACTGGGGCGCCGACCTGATCGCCACGCATCAGCAACTGGCCGGGCAGGCGCGCGACTGGGGCGCGTCCATCAACGTGGGCGTCAAGCTGGCCGACCGGCTGGCGGCGGCGAACACCGACGACACCGCCATCGCCGCCCTGGTGGCGGAAGCCTTCCTGGCGGCCCGGACCACGGACGCGGTGAGCTATTCCTTCGACACTTTCATGGACGTGGACCGCGGCTACTTTCCGCGCAACGGCCTGATCGACCGCCGCTACGATCCGCGGCCCGCCGGACTGGCGCTGGCCGCGCTGAACGCGGTTTTCGCGGACCAGGCCGCGGACGGCGGGAGGGTCGAACGGATCGACGGCGAGGCCGGCATGCGCTTGTGCCGCTACCAGTCCGGCGGACAGGCCTACGAACTGGCCTATGGATCCGGCCAGGTCCTCAAACGCCAGGTCGAGGCCGGCGCGTTCAAGCGCGTCGTCGACCTGACCGCCCAGCGCGTGCTGCAAGCCCAGGACGATTGGGCCGGCTACTCACGCCGCCATCTGCCCGACCAGGCGCTGCTGCTGATCCAGCGCGGCTGAATCCATACTTCCGCACAGGAGCCATCCCATGTTTCGACACGCAATCAAACTCGCGGGCATGCTGGCCGTGGCCTGCCTTGCGCCGGCCGCCCAGGCGCAGCCCTATCCCGACAAGCCGGTGCGCCTGATCGTCGCCTACACCCCCGGCGGCGCCACCGACGTGATCGCCCGCATCCTGGCGGCGAAGCTGAGCACGAGCTGGGGCCAGCAAGTCATCGTGGAAAACAAGTCCGGCGCCAGCGGCATGATAGGCGCCGAACAGGTCGCGCGCGCCACGCCCGACGGCTACACCCTGCTGCTGGCCTACACGCCCGAGGTGTCGATCAACAAGCTGGTCTACAAGCAGATGCGCTACGACCCCTTGAAGGACCTGCAGCCCATCGCCCTGGTGGCCGATGCGCCGCTGGTGCTGGTCAGCGGCCCCAAGCTGCCCGCCACCACCTACGGCGACCTCCAGCGCCAGGGCGCAAAGGCGCCGCTGGTGTACGGTTCGCCCGGCATGGGCGGCCAGCAGCATCTGGCGGGCGAGCTGCTGCGGGTGCGTTCCGGCATGAACCTGACCCACGTGCCCTATCGCGGCACGGCCCTGGCCGTGGCCGATCTGGTGGGCGGCCAGATCGACATCTTCTTCGCCACCGCGCCGGCCATCATCGGCCAGATCGGCGCCGGCAAGCTGCACCCGCTGTTCATCGCCGGCCCCCAGCGCCAGAGCGTGCTGCCCTCGACGCCGACCGCCAAGGAAGTGGGCCTGGACGACTTCGACCTCTCCAACTGGTTCGGCCTGTTCGGCCCCGCCGGCATGCCGACCGCCCTGGTGGAGCGCATTTCCAAGGACACGGCGCAGGCGCTGCAAGCCGCCGACGTAAAGGAGAAACTGCAAGGCCAGGGCCTGGCCATTGCCTACAAGCCGCCGCAGGAGTTCAAAACCTTCATCGGCGCCGAAATGGCCAAGTACGGCGCCATCGTCAAGGCGACCGGACTGGAGCCGCAGTAAGGCTTTGCGCACGGCCTGCGCGCGCGCAGGCGGTTCGACACCGCCCGCGCCGCTATGGCATTATCGGCGGACCACCCGGCGGCCGGCGCAGCGCGCCCGCCGCGGCAACTTCGGAGGTCCCCCTTGTTCTCATTCCTCAAGCGCACCGTCCTGGCCGCCAGCATCATCGGCGTATCGCTGGGCGCCAGCGCCGCGCAACCGCCGCGCGCCTATCCCCTCAAGGATTTCTTCCGCAACCCCGAGCGGGGCTTCTTCCGCCTGGCCGACGACGGCCGCACGCTGGGCTTCATGCAGCCCACCAGCGTGGACGGCAACCCCGCCCGCATGAACATCTACGTGCAGCCGCTGCAAGGCAGCACGCCCGTGGGGGACCCGCGCCAGCTGACCAGCGAAACCGCGCGCGACATCAGCAACTTTTTCTGGAAAGGCGCCGACGTCGTGCTCTACCAGAAGGATTTCGGCGGCGACGAGAACTTCCACGTGCTGGCGGTCAACGCCAAGACCGGCAAGATCACCGACCTGACGCCTTATGAAGGCGTGCGCGCCGGCATCGAAGACGATCTGGAAGACGATCCCAACCACGTCCTCATCAGCCACAACCAGCGCAACCCTGAAGTCTTCGACGTCTACCGCGTCAACGTGCACACGGGCGCCGCGGTGCTGGTGGCGCAGAATCCGGGCAACATCGTCGGCTGGCAGACCGACCACGCCGGCAAGGTGCGCGCCGCCGTCGCCAGCGACGGCCTGAACACCACCCTGCTCTACCGCGACAATGAATCGTCCGAGTTCCGTCCGCTCATCACCACCGACTACCGCACCAGCGTAAGCCCGGCGTTCTTCACCTTCGACGACAAGAAGTTCTACGCCCTGTCCAACCGGGGCCGCGACAAGCTGTCGCTGGTGGTTATCGACCCCGCCAAGCCCGAGGCCGAGGAAGAGATCTTCACGCCTGACACGGTCGACCTGGATTCCGCCGGCTACTCGCGCAAGCGCCGCGTGCTGACGGTGGCCGCCTACCAGACCGACAAGCCGCAGTACAAGTTCTTCGACGCGCAGAGCGAGACCCTCTTCAAGAAGCTGTCGGCCAAGCTCGAGGGCTACGACTTCGCCATCCAGGGCTCCAACCGCGACGAAGACAAGTTCATCGTCGCCGCCTACAACGACCGCACGCCCGGCTCGCGCTACATCTACGACGCCGCCGCCGACACGCTGAGCAAGCTGGCCGACATCAACCCCGCCATTCCCGAAGCGGACATGTCGCGCGTGCAGCCCATCAGCTACCAGACCCGCGACGGACTGACGGTCCACGGCTACCTGACGCTGCCCGCCGGCCGCGATCCGAAGAACCTGCCTTGCATCGTGAATCCCCACGGCGGCCCGTGGGCGCGCGACAGCTGGGGCTACAACCCCGAAGTGCAGTTCCTGGCCAACCGCGGCTTCTGCGTGCTGCAGATGAACTTCCGCGGATCGACCGGTTATGGCCGCGCCTTCTGGGAAGCCAGCTTCGGCCAATGGGGCCTGAAGATGCAGGACGACATCACCGACGGCGTGCAATGGCTGATCAAGCAGGGCATCGCCGATCCCAAGCGCATCGGCATCTACGGCGCCAGCTACGGCGGCTACGCCACGCTGGCCGGCGTGGCGTTCACGCCCGACCTCTACGCCGCCGCGGTGGACTACGTGGGGGTGTCCAACCTGTTCACGTTCATGAAGTCCATTCCGCCGTACTGGAAGCCCATGCTGGACAAGATGCAGGACATGGTGGGCGACCCCGAACGCGACCGCGAACGCCTGGCCGCCACCTCGCCCGCGCTGCACGCGGACAAGATCACGACGCCGCTGTTCGTGGCCCAGGGCGCCAAGGATCCGCGCGTGAACAAGGACGAGAGCGACCAGATGGTCCAGGCGCTGCGCGCCCGCGGCGTCGAGGTCGAGTACATGGTCAAGGACAATGAAGGCCACGGCTTTCACAACGACGAGAACAAGTTCGAGTTCTACGAAGCCATGGAGAAGTTCCTGACGGAACACCTCAAGCCCTAGCCTCCTCCTGCACCGCCGGGCCGCGCTCCTGCGCGCGGCCCGCAGGGCGGCCGATCCAGGCCATCTCCACGCGGTCGCGGCCAAGCGCCTTGGCGCGGTACAGCGCATCGTCGGCGCGCGCCAGGATGCCGTCCGCGCCGTCTCCCGACTGATACGAAGCCAGGCCGCCGCTGGTGGTCATGCGCACCTCCCGCCCTTGCAGGTGGAAAGGCGTGTCGCGCAAGGCGTCGCACACGCGCTGGGCCTGCACCAGCGCGCGGGCCGGATCACAGTCATACATCAACAGCACGAATTCCTCGCCGCCCAGCCGGCCGAAGCGGTCGCTGGCGCGCACCGCGCGCTGCACGACCTGCGAGAAATGCCGCAGCGCCGCGTCGCCCGCGGCATGGCCGTAGCGGTCGTTGATGGACTTGAAGTGGTCGATGTCCAGCACCAGCACCGCCAGCTTGCCGCCGGCGCGCTTGCAGCGCTGCAGTTCGCGCTCCAGGTCGTCCATGATGCTGCGGCGCGAATAGGCGCCCGTCAGGCCGTCGAAGGTCAGCGCGGCCTGCATCTGCTCGGACAGGCTGGTCTGGATCAACAACAGCAGCGCCAGGAACAGTCCAGGCACGGTCACGGTCCCGCAGACGATGAAGAACAGGCCCCATGGGGTCGGATCGAGCAGCGACGAAGGCTCTTGCCCGCCGATGGTGTAGACCAGCACGCGCAAGGCATGCAAGGCCGCCAGGCCGAAGCTCGCCAGCATCAGATACAGCATCACGCCGCGCGTCTGCAACCGCCTGCGCTGGCGAAAAAACACCAGGCCCGTCGCCATCATGGCCGTGAACGTGTACACCGAAAACAGCAGCATACGTCCCCGCAGCGCGTCGATCCCGTACAGCATCAGCGCGAACGCGACAATGCAGAGCGCGCCCAGGACTGCCGTGCGCCGCACCAGCGGGCGCAGGCCGAAGAACTGCCGCACGCCGACGTAGACCAGGCTGACCGCGCAGACCCAGGCGGCGTTCGACACCATCACATAGACGCCGGGCGGCAAGAACTGCGAGGCCGCATAGGCCAGCAGCGACAGCACGGCCAGCGCGTTTCCCGCCGTGAACGCACCGACGCCGCCCACGTCGCGGGCGCGCAGCGACGCCAGCAATGGCAATGCCAGAGCCGTGGCCAGGCCCCACATCAAAAAGAAAAGAGAAGTCGTCATGGTGTTTGCCGGCTCGCGCCCCGCGGGCGTTCGCCGTCACTCGTCATTGCTGTTGCACTGGGTTCATGCGTCTGGAGGCGTTACATCCCTCCACCCCTGACGCTTTTTGTTACCCGTGCCGCGACAGAAAGGCACTACCTGGCGCCCGTCCGTCGCCGCACGCCGTTTCGCCCTGAACCTTTACCGCCCGCGCCAAGACGATTGCGCGACAAGCGACGAAGAATACGCCACGGCGCGCCTTGCGCCACAACCCTTTGCACTAATTGACAGTTGACTGACAGTTAACACACTTATAATTCGGACCATTGACGGTGCCGCGAAGAGCGCCGCAATCACGCCCTACGGGCGTGGCGCGTACTAGCCATGCACTCCCATTGCGCGAGTGCGAAGGTCCCCGCAGCGGGCGCCGCGCAGTCCTAACCCAACGTTCCTTCCCGTGCCGCCGGCGCCTTTGCGCCAGGCGTCGCCTCGGCTCGCGCCGAAAAAAGGCATGCCCCTGGGCGGCCGGAACAGGAACGCCCGAGTCGCAACTGCGGAAGTAAGACAGATGCAAAACAGAGGATCGACACCCCAGGGTGCCGTTGGACCGAGACTGAGCCTGCTGGCGGCTTGCGCCATCCTAGCTCCCGCCATGGCGTTGGCCGGCCCCGGTAATGACTATGACGCCTTGATCGCGCAAGCACGCGCCGGCAACTACGAACCCGCGCTGGCCATGCTGCGCCAGCAAGGGCCGGCCGGCGGCAACCGCGCCATCTACGACCACATCATCATCGCGGGCTGGGCCGGCAAGCCTGCCGAAGCCGTCACCGCCTACGAGCAGTTGCCGCAAGGCGCGGCGCTGCCCGCCGACATCCAGCTCGCCGTGGCGCGCGCCTACCGCGACCTGCAGCGCTGGCCCGAGGCGCTGGCCGCGTACCAGGCCGGAGCGCGCCGCCATCCAGGACAATCGGCCTTTCGCGCCGGCGAGATCATGACCCTGGCCGACGCCGGCCGCTACCCCGAGGCGCGCGAAGCCGCGGCGCGCTGGCTCAAGCGGCATCCCCGCGATGTCGACGCCCGCCTTGCCCTGAGCTACGTCCACGCCCGCCAGGGCGAGCCCTACGAAGCGCTGCACCAGGCCGACCTGGCCCTGGCCGCCGCGCCCGACACCTCTTACGTATTGCGCGAGTACATCTGGGCGCTGCAGCGCGCGCGCATGGCTGACGTGGCGCTGGAGCTTGCGCGCCGCCACCAGGACCTGTTCGACGCCGGCCAGATGCGCGGCTTCGAGGCCGACGCGCTGGCCCAACAGGTGCGGCTGGCGGCCATGCCCACGCGGTCGGAGGCCGAGCGTTTCGTGTTGGCCGACAAGGCATTGGCCCGTTACGACGAACTGATCCCCGCCTGGCAGCAGCAGGAAGACGCCCGCGCCGACGCGCTGCGCGCCCGCATCGACCGCTTGCACGCCTTGCACGTGCGCGTGCGCATGGCCGAGCTGGTCCGCGAATACGAAGCCCTGCTGGCCGAGGGCGTCACGGTGCCGCGCTACGCCTTGAATGACGTGGCCTCGGCCTACTTGTACGTGCGCCAGCCGGAGCGCGCCCGCGACCTCTATCGCCAGGTCGCGGCCGATGACGCCCTGCGCGGCGACGCTGCCGAGCAGCGCTTGGCGACCGAGACCGGCCTGTACTACTCGCTGGCCGAGGGCGAACAGTTCAGCGAGACCGGCGCGGTCACCGACGGAGTCGAATCGGGCTACGCCCCCTGGCTGTACTACAAGGGCCAGGCCACCCGCATGCCCAACGACCTGAACCTGGAAAGCCGACAAACCCTGGCATCGGCCCGCCTGCAGGCCAACGACACCGTCGCCGCCCGGCAGCGCCTCGAAGAGATGGTCGAGAACGCGCCGAACAACTCCGGCCTGCGCAGCGACCTGGCCACCGTCCACCGCGCCCGTTCGCTCCCCCGCGCCTCCGAGGTCGAATTGAAGATGGCGGAGACGCTGGCCCCGCGCAGCCTGGGTGTGGAGAACGGCCAGGGCTTCACCGCCCTGGACCTGCAGGAATGGCGCCAGGCCGAAGCGCTGTCGCAGGACACCATGGCCCGCTCGCCCGAAAATCTGACCAGCCGCCGCCTGGCCCGCGAATGGGAAGTGCACAACAAGGCCGAACTGCGCATCAACGGCTACCGCGGGCTGGCCTCGGACAGCCCGGTCACCGGCAGCGGCGATTTCGGCATCGACGCCGTGCTCTATTCCTCGCCGCTGGACTACAACTGGCGGGTCTTCGGCGGCGGCGGCTACGCCTCCGGCGACTTCGAGGAAGGCCGCGGCAACTACCGCTGGCTGCGCACCGGCGTGGAATGGCGCGGCCGCGATCTCACCATCGAAGGCGAAGTCTCCACCCACGACTATGGCTATGGCGTGAAGCCCGGCGCCCGCCTGTCGGTCGCCTACGACGTGGACGACCACTGGCAGGTGGGCGGCTCGGGCGAAATCATGTCGCGCGAAACGCCGCTGCGCGCGCTGACCAGCGACGTTTCGTCCAACAGCCTGTCGGCCTTCGTGCGCTGGCGCGCCGACGAGCGCCGCGAGTGGACGCTGGCGCTGTCGCCCTCGCATTTCAGCGACGGCAACAACCGCTGGGCGCTGGGCCTGGCCGGGCGCGAGCGCGTCTACACCGCGCCGCACCTGCTGGCGGACCTGGAATTCGAGGCGTCCACCCAGCGCAACAGCCACGACAGCAACGTGCCCTACTTCAATCCGCGCTCGGACCTGATGCTGCTGCCCGGCGTGCGCCTGACCCACACCCTGTATCGCCGCTACGAAACCGCCTGGGAACAGATCGGCACGCTGGGCGCGGGCACGTACACCCAGCAAGGCTATGGCACCGGCGGCGTGATTGCGCTGGGCTACGGCCAGCGCTTTCGCGCCAACGACGTCCTGGACATGGGCGCCATGATCACCGGCACCAGCCGCCCGTACGACGGCGAACG includes these proteins:
- a CDS encoding metallophosphoesterase; this translates as MTNSHFSRQPLGARLFSFAVVADTHVNESEDTCASPFATNARANARARHVFADIATLDPAPAFTIHLGDIVHPVPSMPSFEVAAGRFKAIAGQIDMPLHLVPGNHDVGDKRIDWMPADIVCDDYLDKYRQVFGPDYYAVDHGNVRFLFLNSLLFNSGLEADAAQRAWIDEQLASASGRVFVSLHYPPYLHDADERGSYDNIDEPGRGWLLSRLADPRVEGVFAGHVHNFWYDVIGGAEIYMLPSTAFLRHDFSEFYRVPPADEFGRGDVEKFGYFIVDVHEHGHVAKLIRTHGAMRGEAEPGRAAARTLPTVHTKTAACDGIAVEMRHPWAEIVEIPCTGGVQEFGRKLARNDYPLMAMWEMGLRTLKIPVQDLRDDKTLRRARLMSDVGHRFVLTSLGLPDARLLQQAREHGVAIAAIEINLNAQALEDAGAALQRLREHTDARLIYCKIRTGADDAHFDGKHYSHFVNTGLRASELEASQSALLPHFARKNLDGFTVRLDWGADLIATHQQLAGQARDWGASINVGVKLADRLAAANTDDTAIAALVAEAFLAARTTDAVSYSFDTFMDVDRGYFPRNGLIDRRYDPRPAGLALAALNAVFADQAADGGRVERIDGEAGMRLCRYQSGGQAYELAYGSGQVLKRQVEAGAFKRVVDLTAQRVLQAQDDWAGYSRRHLPDQALLLIQRG
- a CDS encoding Bug family tripartite tricarboxylate transporter substrate binding protein, encoding MFRHAIKLAGMLAVACLAPAAQAQPYPDKPVRLIVAYTPGGATDVIARILAAKLSTSWGQQVIVENKSGASGMIGAEQVARATPDGYTLLLAYTPEVSINKLVYKQMRYDPLKDLQPIALVADAPLVLVSGPKLPATTYGDLQRQGAKAPLVYGSPGMGGQQHLAGELLRVRSGMNLTHVPYRGTALAVADLVGGQIDIFFATAPAIIGQIGAGKLHPLFIAGPQRQSVLPSTPTAKEVGLDDFDLSNWFGLFGPAGMPTALVERISKDTAQALQAADVKEKLQGQGLAIAYKPPQEFKTFIGAEMAKYGAIVKATGLEPQ
- a CDS encoding S9 family peptidase — translated: MFSFLKRTVLAASIIGVSLGASAAQPPRAYPLKDFFRNPERGFFRLADDGRTLGFMQPTSVDGNPARMNIYVQPLQGSTPVGDPRQLTSETARDISNFFWKGADVVLYQKDFGGDENFHVLAVNAKTGKITDLTPYEGVRAGIEDDLEDDPNHVLISHNQRNPEVFDVYRVNVHTGAAVLVAQNPGNIVGWQTDHAGKVRAAVASDGLNTTLLYRDNESSEFRPLITTDYRTSVSPAFFTFDDKKFYALSNRGRDKLSLVVIDPAKPEAEEEIFTPDTVDLDSAGYSRKRRVLTVAAYQTDKPQYKFFDAQSETLFKKLSAKLEGYDFAIQGSNRDEDKFIVAAYNDRTPGSRYIYDAAADTLSKLADINPAIPEADMSRVQPISYQTRDGLTVHGYLTLPAGRDPKNLPCIVNPHGGPWARDSWGYNPEVQFLANRGFCVLQMNFRGSTGYGRAFWEASFGQWGLKMQDDITDGVQWLIKQGIADPKRIGIYGASYGGYATLAGVAFTPDLYAAAVDYVGVSNLFTFMKSIPPYWKPMLDKMQDMVGDPERDRERLAATSPALHADKITTPLFVAQGAKDPRVNKDESDQMVQALRARGVEVEYMVKDNEGHGFHNDENKFEFYEAMEKFLTEHLKP
- a CDS encoding GGDEF domain-containing protein, whose translation is MTTSLFFLMWGLATALALPLLASLRARDVGGVGAFTAGNALAVLSLLAYAASQFLPPGVYVMVSNAAWVCAVSLVYVGVRQFFGLRPLVRRTAVLGALCIVAFALMLYGIDALRGRMLLFSVYTFTAMMATGLVFFRQRRRLQTRGVMLYLMLASFGLAALHALRVLVYTIGGQEPSSLLDPTPWGLFFIVCGTVTVPGLFLALLLLIQTSLSEQMQAALTFDGLTGAYSRRSIMDDLERELQRCKRAGGKLAVLVLDIDHFKSINDRYGHAAGDAALRHFSQVVQRAVRASDRFGRLGGEEFVLLMYDCDPARALVQAQRVCDALRDTPFHLQGREVRMTTSGGLASYQSGDGADGILARADDALYRAKALGRDRVEMAWIGRPAGRAQERGPAVQEEARA
- the pgaA gene encoding poly-beta-1,6 N-acetyl-D-glucosamine export porin PgaA, with the protein product MQNRGSTPQGAVGPRLSLLAACAILAPAMALAGPGNDYDALIAQARAGNYEPALAMLRQQGPAGGNRAIYDHIIIAGWAGKPAEAVTAYEQLPQGAALPADIQLAVARAYRDLQRWPEALAAYQAGARRHPGQSAFRAGEIMTLADAGRYPEAREAAARWLKRHPRDVDARLALSYVHARQGEPYEALHQADLALAAAPDTSYVLREYIWALQRARMADVALELARRHQDLFDAGQMRGFEADALAQQVRLAAMPTRSEAERFVLADKALARYDELIPAWQQQEDARADALRARIDRLHALHVRVRMAELVREYEALLAEGVTVPRYALNDVASAYLYVRQPERARDLYRQVAADDALRGDAAEQRLATETGLYYSLAEGEQFSETGAVTDGVESGYAPWLYYKGQATRMPNDLNLESRQTLASARLQANDTVAARQRLEEMVENAPNNSGLRSDLATVHRARSLPRASEVELKMAETLAPRSLGVENGQGFTALDLQEWRQAEALSQDTMARSPENLTSRRLAREWEVHNKAELRINGYRGLASDSPVTGSGDFGIDAVLYSSPLDYNWRVFGGGGYASGDFEEGRGNYRWLRTGVEWRGRDLTIEGEVSTHDYGYGVKPGARLSVAYDVDDHWQVGGSGEIMSRETPLRALTSDVSSNSLSAFVRWRADERREWTLALSPSHFSDGNNRWALGLAGRERVYTAPHLLADLEFEASTQRNSHDSNVPYFNPRSDLMLLPGVRLTHTLYRRYETAWEQIGTLGAGTYTQQGYGTGGVIALGYGQRFRANDVLDMGAMITGTSRPYDGERERELRIVFDLTYRF